A segment of the Malaclemys terrapin pileata isolate rMalTer1 chromosome 1, rMalTer1.hap1, whole genome shotgun sequence genome:
TCACATCTTGAAATTGAGGAATGCGCAGTGTGGAGAAGGATATTTCTGTGTTGTGTTTCCAATAGGATGGCTTGTATAGTTGCAAAAGTTATGTAGAGAAACATATAGGAAATGTATAATTTCCCAGCATTAAACCTAAGGTAGGGTTTTGCCTCAAGAATAAGTCCAATACCAAAACACGTTACCTAATACTTATGCCTCTGTAAAGCACAACTCCTTTCTGCTTTGAAATAATCAGGTTTCTAAAATTCTAACTAGCCAGTGAAAATCTTTTGTTGGACGTTCTATAGAACATGATAGTTCTTACCAAAAAATGCTAGCTCTTTGTCTGTTAAAATGATGATTGTTAAGGTGTTGAATGTTGCATGTATTGTAGCACAGTGGCATGATGCTTCATTACTTGTGAAGAAAAACTACAGCTAGATTAATTACCTTACCGTGTTGTGTGCTTTAACAGACGGGTTTTATTAAGCTTTTCATCATAGTTCTTGTTACAAGCATTGGGAAGGAGCTGTTCTAGACAAATTGCTTATTACAGTCTAAACAATGTTAGATTTATGGTAATTTCAGTACATCTGATGTATTGTTACAGAAGTTGGGAAGGCAACAGAGACGTTATCAAGATTTTTAATGTGGGCTTCTACAAGTTGCTGGGAGGGATTTGAGACTTTCTGATGTTTAGTAGTATAACCGTATACACTGTTACcaatctgtttttttaaaggatggaCAGCCtaagtttatatttatttataactaCAATAAATTCAATAGAACCAATTACATTATGTATTACATTGAACTCTGCCATTCGTTCCTGACTAACTAGAGAAGGCAAATAATTCATAAtgaattatttattcattattcaaaattattgacggaataatttctgcaaataattcttggtcaatagcaggggttctcaaactgggggtcgggaccccttagggggtcgtgaagtattacatggggggggtcgcgagttgtcagcctccaccccaaaccctgctttgcctccagcatttataatggtgttaaatataaatgtttttaatgtataaggggggggggtcacactcagaggtttgctatgtgaaaaagggatcaccagtaaaaaccatttgagagccactggcctagaGCTTGTTCATCAGCAATTTCTTGTGATGATTTTATATCTGAGCTATTTTGATTGGACAGGTAGGTCACATGGTAAGTGTCTGTTCCATGACTGGCTAAGTGTAACACTTGGAATAAGGTCTCCAGTGAATTTTAAGTTTGCTTTTTCTGTGAATATCTGCAGTATAATTACTATTTGTTTTGAAGTAGTGCCCAACCAAGGatcttgtgctaggcactgcacaaacacaagaAGACATGGGCCCCTGCCCTTAGGAACCAATAGTTGCTTAAAATTCACTCGTTTGCAAACTCTCTTGGAAGTGACCACAATAGttaaaatattcacagaaagAGATCCCAAGGGGATTATAAACATAAATATTGAAacaaatattcacagaaagcagttttttccccccatccagCCCTATCAATAAGCCTATTTGAGAGCTTTAgatgttcatttgtttttaatttaatgtaaatAGAAGTCTATTCAAAATCATTCTTTTCAGCAGTTTACTGGTTGGAAAAAGGCCATCCTATCCAAGCTACCTATCATCTGAACTTTGATTATTTTATGGAGAGAGTAATATAAATGCTAAAATAAAGTCAGGAAGTTAAAACAAACATACACTTCTTATGATATTTTACATTTTGTGTGTAAAGAGGGCAACATAAACTAATATGTATTGCTGTGTAAAAGCAAATAAAGTCTGTTGGAAAATACCAAATATTTCTGGgcttctgcatttttaaaataatatctcaATTGTCTGTCTTCTTTATAGTTTCAATTGACCTTAGAATACTTTTCAAACTAATTTTCTGTTATGttcttgtcatttaaaaaaaaaaaaaagccaagcagAATTCCAGTGGTGGTGTATTTATTCATCCATCCATTTACAAAGTTAGGGAGACAGATACCACATAACTTGCAGTgattggaaaaatattttctgtgtgtAATTTAGATGTACATCTCTTCAAATCTGGAAACGAATATGATCCTGAGAGATGGGGAGGAATACTTCAAAGGGTAACTGCAAAGCTTTTAGAAGCAAATTAAGCAAAATCTCTTCTATTTCCAAATCAGTAAAAGATCGTGCCCTCAGATTAGGGAAATGCTCTGCTTTGTGTTCTGTCCTCTGAAGAGGGGCCACCCAAAATTGTTGGCAAGCAAATAAGAACTGATTTCCAGGCTTTTTAAACGTCTCTTGTAATTTCTGAGTCTCTGCAGGCCCCTGATTCTGCTACTGATTGGCATATTAAACAGTTTAGTTCTTTTAATCATAAAAGATTGGACACTGGGGACAGTTGAAGATTAGGGAATCATCTGCTTGGAGGTGAATAGTTGAATCGGTGGGTGCAGATTTCTTTTCATAAAGAGAAAGCACAGAAGAGAGAGATGAGATGACAAAAAGAAATGTTAGGCCTGCCAACaaataaggagagagagaagattgAGTGGGGGGTCACTGAAGCACTGGCCAACATGAAAGGAAAACTGGGAGCTTCAAAACACTAACATAGAAAGGAAGAGAAATTAATCAGTGATATTAAAGGTTACAGCTAGATTAAAAAGACCAAGAACAGAGATGTGCCCCTTAATCTTAGCTCTGAAGAAGTTGTTAGTGACCTTCATGAGTGCAGTTTTTGTGGAGTGGAGAGGGGCTGAAGTAGCTCAGGACGAGATTAGAGGAGAAGAAACCTAACCAGTAGAGAGTAGATAACATGCACAAGGATGTgcaagagagaggggaggagaaagatAAGTAGTTGGTAAGGCCTGTGCATTTGACGTAGGATTTTTTTTAGGTTGAGGGAAGAAACACAAGCATACCTGTAGGCTAGTGGAAAACAGTCAGAGGGCAAGGAGTGCGAGGATGGGAAGTAAAATGAGATGGTTGAGAGATTAAAGGCAGAGAGTAGAGGAGAGATCTCCACATCAATGACTGCTAGGAAAGGAGGGATGGAGATGAGAAGGAATAAAGTTCTTACAGGACcgtgttaattttatttttggaaatattGATGAGATCCTGGGCAGAGGAAGTGGTTTCATTGAAGAATTGAGGTTTGGAAGTAGCAGAACTAAAACTGGCCTGGGTTCATCCATCCAAATGCTATGAAGATGGCATGCATCTGACCATCATGTTTAGCTAATCCaagaagagagaggagggggatggaTTTTGTAAGACTGGAAAAGCTTGTTTATATTAACTGTGTTATATATTCATAAAAGGTGCTGTATTGAACAGCCCTAGTGTCTggggttctgcagaaaaggacctaggggttatagtgggcgagaagctggatatgagtcaacagtgtgcccttgttgccaagaaggctaatggcattttgggttgtataagtaggggcattgccagcagatcgagggacgtgatcattcccctctattcgacattggtgaggcctcatcttgagtactgtgtccagttttgggccccacactacaaggaggatgtgggaaaattgaaaagagtccagtggagggcaacaaaaatgattaggggggtggagcacatgacttatgaggagaggctgagggaactgggactgtttagtctgcagaagagaagaatgaggggggatttgatagctgctttcaactacctgaaagggggttccaaaaaggatggctctagactgttctcagtggtaccagatgacagaacaaggagtaatggtctcaagttgcagtgggggaggtttaggttgggtattaggaaaaacttcactaggagggtggtgaagcactggaatgggttacctagggaggtggtagaatctccttccttaaaggtttttaaggtcaggcttgacaaagccctggctgggattatttagttggggattggtcttgctttgagcaaggggttggactagatgacctcctgaggtcccttcccaccctgatttTCTATGATCCTAAGCCTAGGACAACACAGGCAGACAGGAACAGCATAAGCTTCCCCACTTCGTCATGCCAATGTGCCCCCATCCCTGACTTGCAAGGCATTTCTCTGGGGCAAGTGGATAACTTAGCTTCGATTCTTTCCTTGTCCTTTCTCCTGGGTTCTAGTTATTGCTAGCAAATTTTGCAAAATGGACAAGCGTCCACTAAGAATGCACCCAAGACCACCCGCTCATTTCACACAGCCCACTGAAAAGCTGTCAGATGGCAATGAAGTTTGGTCTCTGCTGTTCTGAGCTGAATTTGAACCAGTGTTCTCAATGTGAAAGGCTCCATATTCCCATGAACCACCCAGTCTCCCTAGAACGGCTTCTTTGTAGTGgctttaaaaacagaaaaggatAAGGTAAGTTAAACAACCAGTGCTGGAATTAACAATAAAGGTGTAAAGTCTGAGTAACGCACACCGAAGAACTGATACTGTGTGTGAAAGCTACCCAACCTGTTCAGCTGGTTTCTGGTATTGAGCTGGATGAGAGCACACCCAGAAAAATGTGTATCTGCCTTTCCGGAACTGTGACCCGTTTGCACAGCATAGCTCTGCTATTGGTGTGACTTTTTTCTGGAAAGCAGTGGGTGAACATTGTGCATATTTAAAGGCATGACTTAACCCAGTGACCACGCAGCTTTCATTGAGAGGAAAAAGAAGCTACCCCAGAGCATTCTGCATGTGGGAATATCTTTTTTGCAGAGAAAATGGGCCAGAAATTATCACAGGAACCTAACGAGAAGAACAAGGCTGACATTCTCATTATAAACGAGGTGTTCAGCCAAGGAGTGGTCCATGCATCTCAAAAGCTGAAAGAATACCTTGGATTTGAAGATTCTCAGAGCAAATTCCGCCCAGCCCTGGATACTTTAAATGAGATCTTTTTGGTGAACTTCATCAGTTTCTGTATTGAAAAAGGAGTGGAGGAGCGTATCACGACCAGCAAGATGATGAAGCAACAGTCTTTGCTGCTTGGGATCGACTGGATCTGGACTTTATCAGGAGCCGACAAACAAATCAATCTTCAGATCGCCGTGCAGTCTTTGCAGATGGCTGAGCTCCTCCATGATGAAACTGGGCCCAGCAAGGAAGCCACGTTAGCAGACCAGCCTTTCAAAAACAAAAGCAGGTTTGAGAAGCTTCAAGAGTTCTGCACGCTGGTGGGACAAGACTGCCTGGGCCTCTTTATAATGTTTGGAGTGCCAGGGAAGCCTAAGGACATCAGAGGAGTCATGCTAGACAGCATCAACAAGGAGAAACGAAAAAATCACCTGTCAGGCGAGAATGCTCTAAGGCAGTTCGTCTTGAACACTGACAGCTTCCTCTCCACTAAAGAAATGCTTGAAAACTGCCTCTGTAAGAAAAATGGGCTCAAGGAGGTGGGCAAGGTGTACATTAACTTTCTTTAAACTCTTGGTTAATGGTAAAAGGGCTGTGAACCCAATCACCAAAGAATATCCAGTACTGGTCTTTCGATCATCTGCATTTCTTTCTCACGCACACACTATCGAACATAGTTACTTAGTCCAGGCAGTTGATTTTTATAGGACCCAAGATGATTAACTCTCTCTAATTTTTAAACCAACACTATATGCATTCCAGAAAATGTGTTTGTGCCAGaggcttaattttaaaaatattctgttctTCAGAACTTTAATACTCAACACCCAAACCTTTGAAAGATCTTTTGAAAGAGTTGAGTTTACTACATTTACTTAGAGAGTGGGGGCACGGCTTAGACAGAAAGTTGCTATAAagacaatatatttattttttttattatttggaaTGAGAGAGAAGGGCAACGATACTATGATTTTATAATGCTGGGTGTAAAATCTAAGTTGTTTCATTATTGCCTTATTCAACCTGCTTTGGCATGGGTGTAGACTGAATGATTGCAAGAAGCTTTCCTATATGTAACTCTTTTCACTAGTAAATGGTAGTCTGTTAATCGTTTATTATTGTATTGCTGTAATGCCTAGAAGTCCCAAATGAATTTGGAATCATACCTTGCAGAAAACACCGAGTAAGAGACAAAATCCCAGCCCCAAAAATCACTAACTAGATGAGGCAGACAAAGTGGGGGTATGTAGGATTGAAAGAAAGCATCAATATTTGGTTAAAGGAAAATTGTCTTGCAGAGTATTTTAAAGACTAaaaatagggtgaaatcctggcttgaCTGAAgtacatgggagttttgccatagacttcaatggcaATAGAATTTCACACTGTCTTGTAAACTCCCCCATGTATTACATatgctctctctctgcttttaaGAGGTACAATTATTTcacagattatttttttcaacattttagGATTTAGTCATGCTCCAGTGTCAGCCACATTCTTCATTTTCCACCCTTCTCCCTGCCTAATCTCGTTAGCAACATGTGAGTTTCAGGTTGTATAATCCCAAATACTTTCTTTCAAGGGAAAGCAAGTAGTGATTATGTATATAAGAGGAATTTACAAATTCACTGTGTAGTCACAAATTAAATGACTTTGGTTACTTGGGGGTGATACTTTAAACCAGCTTACACCTTGAAGAGACTTTACGTTTTATACATGTGGATATTTAACTTTTGGGATATTAAGTTCCTTTTCACAAacctttttcatattttttctacTTTAAGTTGTATAGTCAAATTTCTATTTTAATGTCAAAATTTTATTCAACAAAATCAAACATGTAAGATTGAGAATCAGTTAGCTGATTTTACTGAATTTGCAACCATTGTGGCTATGAAAATGGAGATATTAAGGCCTGATGTAACTCAGGCATACCTCTGCTAAAGTCAGTTgccttacaccagtataaaagaGAGCTCAGAATCAAGCCTGGAATTCCTAGCAGATTTCTGTGACGCATGGAATTAGGCCCATCGATGAACTGAAAATACTAGAAGAAAAAATAGTAAGGACACTGAAATTTGTCTTTAAGTGAGCAGCCAAGATCCACAACTATTAGCTGTCCTATTAGGAGAGACCTTGCATATGCTAAAATGATTCTTTGAGATGAGGGTTGTCTACAGAAGTGGTTCTTAGTGTAGATTTCAGTGTATTTTAAGTATTGAGGGGTTCAGTAAGGTGGAGAGGATAAAACCGCTCTCTTAAAAATGGATACTTTGGCGGTGACTATCCAGCTTTTTGTTTGAACTTGATAGCACATTCTATTCCCTTCCCTTCATTGTTCTTTGCAAGGATTTTTATAAAGTCCTGTGAAAGCCTCAGTTATCCATTAGTTTGATAACTCTTATTAATGGAGTTAGTCAGGAATGTTTTgtcaaaatggtttgtttcaacaaaaaatgctatttttgcaacatttaaatatttcagtagAAACTTTagattttgctgaattttttcagttttcttttgggaaaatcaaagtgaaatgttttgctttggGCTGGGTTAACCTGAATTGGAACATTTCAGTTTGTCAAGACAAATAGAAAAGTTTAGTTTCAGGTCAATCTATTAACCTG
Coding sequences within it:
- the REP15 gene encoding rab15 effector protein, coding for MGQKLSQEPNEKNKADILIINEVFSQGVVHASQKLKEYLGFEDSQSKFRPALDTLNEIFLVNFISFCIEKGVEERITTSKMMKQQSLLLGIDWIWTLSGADKQINLQIAVQSLQMAELLHDETGPSKEATLADQPFKNKSRFEKLQEFCTLVGQDCLGLFIMFGVPGKPKDIRGVMLDSINKEKRKNHLSGENALRQFVLNTDSFLSTKEMLENCLCKKNGLKEVGKVYINFL